In one window of Acidobacteriota bacterium DNA:
- a CDS encoding DNA polymerase III subunit chi — MSSCIFHDTGAERRDPCLFGIVESALSRRERVLIYADGEARAADIDRMLWVLKQESFLPHRVMREEDRDAEIPVAIVTVEINPAQAGILIADGHCGLDFAVRFRVIHEFVTRTSPGVHQACRERYRAYRSRQVAVEHLREG, encoded by the coding sequence ATGAGTTCATGCATTTTCCACGACACGGGGGCCGAACGGCGCGACCCGTGCCTGTTCGGGATCGTCGAAAGCGCCCTGTCCCGGAGGGAGCGGGTGCTGATCTACGCGGACGGGGAGGCCCGGGCAGCCGACATCGACCGCATGCTCTGGGTGCTCAAGCAGGAATCGTTTCTTCCGCACCGGGTGATGCGCGAGGAGGATCGGGATGCCGAAATCCCGGTGGCGATCGTGACGGTGGAGATCAATCCCGCCCAGGCGGGCATCCTGATCGCGGACGGGCACTGCGGCCTGGATTTTGCCGTCCGGTTCCGCGTCATCCACGAGTTCGTGACCCGCACCTCGCCCGGGGTGCACCAGGCCTGCCGGGAGCGCTACCGAGCCTACCGCTCCCGGCAGGTCGCCGTGGAGCATCTCAGGGAGGGCTGA
- a CDS encoding energy transducer TonB — MKKISEKPWMTLLLALFLPGLAAAAPAAAPARSFAYVDENTIITAEVAGERSFVLNFINLSEFVLVIQPGEFIYRGGSGAHYIGQVYESEQEDAEGDAERYTASFLLMGHSYAGLTVIGAFRELDAIEEPSVRVGARRFYLEPLAKGDFEQLALQIGQLDLESVDPAAMLEKAGIRHMGHDERTDGTSAWDRDWEGLLTEDGINPPKIIERPEIPPTAEARKTKTWGKVKLSGVINRNGGIQGLEVVKGLGRGLDERALEGVRNSWVFLPATKNGEVVETMIGIEVEFREPEKERRPQAE; from the coding sequence ATGAAAAAGATTTCGGAAAAACCGTGGATGACCCTGCTGCTCGCCCTCTTCCTGCCGGGGCTGGCCGCGGCGGCTCCGGCGGCCGCGCCGGCCCGGTCTTTCGCCTATGTCGATGAAAACACCATCATCACGGCCGAGGTGGCGGGAGAGCGCTCCTTTGTGCTGAATTTCATCAACCTGTCGGAATTCGTCCTCGTCATCCAACCGGGCGAGTTCATCTACCGCGGAGGCTCGGGAGCGCATTACATCGGCCAGGTCTACGAATCCGAACAGGAGGACGCGGAGGGGGATGCGGAGCGGTACACGGCGTCTTTTCTCCTGATGGGGCACAGCTATGCGGGGCTGACCGTCATCGGAGCATTCCGCGAACTCGACGCCATAGAGGAGCCGAGCGTGCGCGTCGGTGCCCGGCGGTTCTACCTGGAGCCGCTGGCAAAGGGCGATTTCGAACAACTGGCCCTCCAGATCGGGCAGCTCGATCTCGAGAGCGTCGACCCCGCGGCGATGCTCGAGAAGGCGGGGATCCGCCACATGGGGCACGACGAACGCACCGACGGCACCTCGGCCTGGGACCGCGACTGGGAGGGGCTCCTGACGGAGGACGGGATCAATCCGCCCAAGATCATCGAACGCCCCGAGATCCCCCCCACCGCCGAGGCGCGCAAAACGAAGACCTGGGGGAAGGTAAAACTATCCGGCGTCATCAACAGGAACGGGGGAATCCAGGGTCTCGAGGTGGTGAAGGGCCTGGGCCGGGGCCTGGACGAGCGCGCTTTGGAGGGAGTCCGAAACAGCTGGGTTTTCCTTCCGGCGACCAAAAACGGGGAAGTGGTCGAGACGATGATCGGGATCGAGGTCGAGTTCAGGGAGCCCGAAAAGGAAAGGAGGCCGCAGGCCGAATGA
- a CDS encoding bifunctional phosphoglucose/phosphomannose isomerase, translated as MSIHDRSEPGADLDPHSMISLVEAFPDHVAAAAAAAGRLSLPAGPQPEAVVVSGLGGSAIAGDLAYSIAGARMEVPFVVSRDYVLPAFVGPRTLVVASSYSGDTEETLGAYAQARRAGARIVCISSGGELSRRAESDGVARLPLPGGFPPRAALGHALMTLLGALGALRVIPPPDGALEETLEVLAGLRDECGAGAAAGSNPARGLARSLAGKIVAIYGSSGVMGACAYRWRSQIEENAKQLAFHHVLPEMNHNELVGWRFPEGVLGEVGAVFLRDRGDHQQVQRRFELTRGVIGPVAGGLHEVWSRGESLLCRVLSSLYLGDFVSLYMAYLNRVDPTPVSVIDTFKRALGEDPNSRAVE; from the coding sequence ATGTCCATTCATGACCGGAGCGAGCCCGGGGCCGACCTCGATCCGCATTCGATGATATCGCTGGTGGAGGCCTTTCCCGATCATGTCGCCGCGGCCGCCGCGGCCGCCGGGCGCCTGTCGCTGCCGGCGGGCCCGCAGCCCGAGGCCGTGGTCGTCAGCGGTCTCGGAGGGTCGGCCATAGCGGGGGACCTGGCGTACTCCATAGCCGGCGCCCGCATGGAGGTCCCGTTTGTCGTCAGCCGGGACTACGTTCTCCCCGCCTTCGTCGGCCCGCGCACCCTCGTCGTGGCCTCGAGCTATTCGGGCGACACCGAGGAGACGCTCGGCGCCTACGCCCAGGCCCGTAGGGCGGGGGCCCGCATCGTGTGCATCAGCTCGGGGGGCGAACTCTCCCGCCGGGCCGAATCGGACGGCGTCGCGAGGCTCCCCCTTCCCGGGGGCTTCCCCCCGCGGGCTGCGCTGGGGCACGCCCTGATGACGCTGCTGGGAGCGCTGGGGGCCCTTCGGGTGATCCCTCCGCCGGACGGGGCCCTGGAGGAGACCCTGGAGGTCCTGGCGGGGCTCCGGGACGAGTGCGGGGCCGGGGCGGCGGCGGGATCGAATCCGGCCAGGGGCCTGGCCCGCTCGCTTGCCGGAAAGATCGTGGCGATCTACGGCTCCAGCGGCGTCATGGGCGCCTGCGCCTATCGGTGGCGGTCGCAGATCGAGGAAAACGCGAAACAGCTGGCGTTTCACCACGTGCTGCCGGAGATGAACCACAACGAGCTCGTGGGCTGGCGTTTCCCCGAAGGGGTGCTCGGGGAGGTCGGAGCGGTCTTCCTGCGGGACCGGGGGGATCACCAGCAGGTGCAGCGGCGGTTCGAATTGACGCGCGGCGTCATCGGCCCCGTGGCGGGCGGCCTCCACGAGGTGTGGAGCCGCGGGGAATCGCTCCTCTGCCGGGTCCTGTCGAGCCTTTACCTGGGGGATTTCGTGAGCCTGTACATGGCGTATCTGAACCGCGTCGATCCCACCCCCGTCAGCGTGATCGACACATTCAAGCGGGCGCTGGGCGAGGACCCGAACTCCCGCGCGGTGGAGTAG
- a CDS encoding PP2C family protein-serine/threonine phosphatase has product MKAAPESRGRGGRGVLILLALGALLFLFYSRDAHRVSPALGLAGSLLLVAFAGGVVWQLWRFLRFVRTRLLWKISRRLVVTHIFIGAIPVLIVVGIFYFSAILFYYQLSYFLIFNQIGIHSVRVHAFNQSLREEVGRVMDRGSNGPDLGVLEETLKEDTKYLLSSYPSASITLGFADPQSGRTVVLSDRDFFNPRAEEYRVPAWLAGGDFSGLVVEDSARQGSRTRLCLKSLVSSDFQSRIPFSLEVTVPLDRYLLERLKAALGQDMLLAGPSGDSGMDAVLPGGDFPERHVLESTFGSEAGLPPASWLWEIPLFPTSWERGTEKSPSESDGIRIEVSIPKLMHNLFRSENVTARTIYGALKIIVAVFLLAEIASLLIGVRLTRSITGAVHSLDRGTQFVKRGDFSHRIQVKSRDQLGALASSFNQMTEYVQQLVRERVEKERLEREIEIAREVQRRLFPNQPPKTRHMEITGVCLAARTVSGDYFDFFAMGANEIGIALGDICGKGISAALLMANLQATLRANALNLRSEKGPGAGGAVAEVMERTNSQFHAYTMDNRFATVFFAVYDDAAATFTYCNAGHNPALFFRGGEFRRLSTGGTVAGIFRDSAYGQETLDLREGDLIVAYTDGIVECVNEYGEEFGEERVIGLARQYGGAAVSELKERIMEAVGAWKFAEEQEDDMTLIIARMKGDA; this is encoded by the coding sequence ATGAAAGCGGCGCCGGAGTCCCGGGGAAGGGGGGGGAGGGGGGTACTGATCCTCCTGGCCCTGGGCGCCCTGCTGTTCCTGTTCTATTCCCGGGACGCGCACCGAGTCTCCCCCGCCCTGGGCCTGGCGGGCAGCCTCCTGCTGGTCGCGTTCGCCGGGGGGGTCGTGTGGCAGCTGTGGAGGTTTTTGCGGTTCGTGCGCACCCGCCTCCTCTGGAAGATCAGCCGCCGCCTGGTCGTGACCCACATCTTCATAGGCGCGATCCCCGTCCTCATCGTCGTCGGGATCTTCTATTTTTCCGCGATCCTGTTTTATTATCAGCTGAGTTATTTCCTGATTTTCAACCAGATCGGCATCCATTCGGTCCGGGTCCACGCTTTCAACCAGTCGCTGCGCGAGGAGGTCGGGCGGGTCATGGACCGGGGGAGCAACGGTCCCGACCTGGGAGTGCTCGAGGAGACGCTGAAGGAGGACACCAAGTATCTCCTGAGTTCCTATCCGTCGGCCTCCATCACGCTCGGTTTTGCGGACCCGCAATCGGGCCGGACCGTGGTCCTTTCCGACCGGGACTTCTTCAACCCGCGGGCGGAGGAGTACCGGGTCCCCGCCTGGCTCGCCGGCGGTGATTTCAGCGGGCTGGTCGTCGAGGATTCGGCGCGGCAGGGGAGCCGGACCCGGTTGTGTCTGAAAAGCCTGGTATCCAGCGATTTCCAGTCCAGGATACCCTTCAGCCTGGAGGTCACCGTCCCGCTGGACCGGTACCTGCTCGAGAGGCTCAAGGCGGCGCTGGGCCAGGATATGCTGCTGGCCGGGCCCTCCGGCGATTCCGGCATGGACGCGGTGCTCCCCGGGGGCGATTTCCCCGAGCGGCACGTGCTGGAATCCACCTTCGGATCGGAGGCCGGGCTCCCGCCGGCCAGCTGGCTGTGGGAGATCCCCCTCTTCCCGACATCCTGGGAGCGGGGAACCGAGAAGAGCCCCTCCGAGTCCGACGGGATCCGCATCGAGGTGTCGATCCCCAAGCTGATGCACAATCTTTTCCGCTCGGAAAATGTCACCGCGAGAACGATCTACGGGGCCCTGAAGATCATCGTGGCCGTGTTCCTGCTGGCCGAGATCGCCTCGCTCCTGATCGGCGTCCGGCTGACCCGATCGATCACGGGCGCGGTCCACAGCCTGGATCGCGGCACCCAGTTCGTGAAGCGGGGGGATTTCTCCCACCGGATCCAGGTGAAATCCCGGGACCAGCTGGGAGCCCTGGCCTCCTCGTTCAACCAGATGACGGAGTACGTGCAGCAACTGGTCAGGGAAAGGGTGGAGAAGGAGCGGCTCGAGAGGGAAATCGAAATCGCGCGGGAGGTCCAGAGGCGCCTCTTCCCCAATCAGCCCCCGAAGACGCGGCATATGGAGATCACGGGCGTCTGCCTGGCCGCGCGCACCGTGAGCGGGGACTATTTCGATTTCTTCGCCATGGGGGCGAACGAAATCGGGATCGCCCTCGGGGATATCTGCGGCAAGGGCATTTCGGCCGCCCTCCTGATGGCCAACCTGCAGGCGACGCTGCGGGCCAATGCGCTGAACCTGAGGTCCGAGAAAGGCCCCGGCGCCGGGGGGGCGGTGGCCGAGGTCATGGAAAGAACGAACAGCCAGTTTCATGCCTACACCATGGACAACCGGTTCGCGACCGTTTTTTTCGCCGTGTACGACGATGCCGCCGCAACCTTCACCTACTGCAATGCGGGGCATAATCCCGCGTTGTTTTTCAGGGGGGGTGAATTCCGCCGCCTGAGCACGGGGGGGACCGTCGCCGGCATTTTCCGCGATTCGGCCTACGGGCAGGAGACCCTCGATTTGAGGGAGGGGGACCTGATCGTGGCCTATACGGACGGGATCGTGGAGTGCGTCAACGAGTACGGGGAGGAGTTCGGGGAGGAGCGGGTGATCGGGCTGGCCCGGCAGTACGGGGGGGCGGCCGTCTCCGAGCTGAAGGAACGGATCATGGAGGCGGTGGGCGCCTGGAAATTCGCCGAGGAGCAGGAAGACGATATGACCCTGATCATCGCCAGGATGAAGGGGGATGCATGA